ATGATCCTAGTAATGAGAAACGGAAGTATCGTGGAGAGCGGGAACCACGAACAACTTCTGAGCCAGGGTGGATTCTATAGCGAATTGTACAACAGTCAGTTCGGAGACCGAGATCGGGACGAAAGTGGAGAGGTCGCTGACGGTGGCGACGTCGACCGTGAACATGCTTCCCCCGGAGTTAAACCCTGACCAGGGGCGCCAGAAGGCGGGCCTGTTAGCCTCCAACACTTTGTCCACGGATAAGATGTGCGGAGGTAGTAGTAATAGCAACAAAATGTCCCTAGCGACGGCGTAGCACGGTCGGTTGATAGATGAAAAGAAATCCATTTAACTATCAGCCTTAAGTTCCTTGTCCACCATAGCCACTATCTTCTCATCCTCAATAAGATGGCACTTCACATCAGCAAGTTCGCCACCCTCTTCATCTTCCTATCACTGGTGATGATAGCATAGCCGTTTTCCTTGGCGTAATACACGATGACCTCGTCCTTCGTTCTCCTCATCCCTATGTTATCGATAGAGATGGATTCCCAACATTTTGCCCGAAAAAGCTCAGCGTAGTCGATTATCTGCTCATCCAATAGAAGTCTCACGAGTTATGAATATGTTTGAGAAATAAAGAGCGTTCCGTGCTCCCTCCGAACCTTGT
This genomic stretch from Methanomassiliicoccus sp. harbors:
- a CDS encoding DUF5615 family PIN-like protein — encoded protein: MRLLLDEQIIDYAELFRAKCWESISIDNIGMRRTKDEVIVYYAKENGYAIITSDRKMKRVANLLM